In the Natronolimnobius baerhuensis genome, one interval contains:
- a CDS encoding glycoside hydrolase family 2 protein — MTSSNDYRQETNLNGTWQFVTDPNDSGGEQQWYEPGQHWPDRAQSVDVPSAWQELEAYREYTGTAWYRRTVALESVPDHDESEPTRTLLRFGAVDYEATVWVNGERIGTNRGGYLPFALDATDVLSAGENTIVVSVTDPEDLSEIPHGKQGEPWYQRVSGIWQDVTLAFVPETRVEMLRATPDLETDSVELALETTATTADVLAADVTATVVVSREGDDVARAEAPLETDGSASVSLEIDDPNYWTPENPTLYDVGVTLERTDASDAGSDSSDDADSTVLDRYTDYFGMRSVASRNGRIYLNGEPYFIRGALEQGYYPETLYRPFDDDWFETEVQLAKDLGFNLLRKHIKPAHPDFLEQADRQGLLVWEEPANPTVHSERSKREVREQLEGLLERDYNRPSVVIWSIYNEEWGIGNPQGLDVETSLWEDEAKQQYLAELYAETKAADPTRLVCDNSGWAHVATDVNDYHRYFVSPDRAEAWASDLDRISDRPEANYAATVTDPQDAPIIISEFGTWGLCDAPAIEASSDGRPPWLDYEFLEAGLKRPEGYRERFDETSLSAAFETVDELVEAWQWRQFRSNADVIEQMRTRDEIAGYVITEFSDIEWEFNGILDYRREPKAFTDEFARLNAPVAVSLEFDSRVVWDDGSITADAVVINDTNEQLEETLSWRIGEYSDQQSVTVEPASTTRLEDCLTIDAPAVEDVTSVTATLEFGDARTDAAVTVVSRAAFDGSITAVAGEPSIYVAPALQASIGAALEYRGVTVVDVITDSDGDTVDLVITSETTDAVLEYAADGGDVVLLADGDGTVTDETVFDYRDLPEDESWNLVASLLYAVDDDFEELLGRVLGWELEGLYPYTVATDMPAAAAVSVGSVEGWLANASATIAGREYGDGRVRLCTFRLAGALGDGPTAHRGNEQPMAAALLETLLADALEG; from the coding sequence ATGACCTCTTCGAACGATTATCGGCAGGAAACAAATCTGAACGGCACGTGGCAGTTCGTCACGGATCCGAACGACAGCGGCGGCGAACAGCAGTGGTACGAGCCGGGACAGCACTGGCCTGACCGCGCACAGTCGGTCGACGTGCCCAGCGCCTGGCAGGAACTCGAGGCCTATCGGGAGTACACCGGAACGGCGTGGTACCGCCGGACGGTCGCCCTCGAGAGCGTTCCTGATCACGATGAGAGCGAGCCAACTCGTACACTGCTTCGATTCGGTGCCGTCGACTACGAGGCGACGGTCTGGGTCAATGGCGAACGAATCGGCACGAATCGCGGCGGCTACCTGCCGTTCGCGCTCGACGCCACCGACGTGCTCTCCGCCGGCGAGAACACCATCGTCGTCTCAGTCACCGATCCCGAGGATTTAAGCGAGATTCCACACGGCAAACAGGGCGAGCCCTGGTATCAGCGCGTCAGCGGCATCTGGCAGGATGTCACCCTCGCGTTCGTCCCGGAAACGCGGGTCGAGATGCTGCGTGCAACGCCGGATCTCGAGACCGATAGCGTCGAACTCGCCCTCGAGACGACTGCAACGACTGCCGACGTGCTGGCCGCGGACGTGACTGCGACAGTTGTCGTCTCGCGCGAGGGAGACGATGTTGCACGCGCCGAAGCACCACTCGAGACTGACGGCTCGGCGTCGGTCTCGCTCGAGATCGACGACCCCAACTACTGGACGCCGGAGAATCCAACGCTGTACGACGTGGGAGTTACGCTCGAGCGCACTGATGCCAGCGATGCCGGCAGTGACAGCAGTGACGACGCCGATAGCACCGTCCTCGACCGCTATACGGACTACTTCGGCATGCGATCTGTCGCGTCCCGAAACGGCCGCATCTACCTGAACGGCGAGCCGTACTTCATCCGGGGCGCACTCGAGCAGGGATACTACCCCGAAACGCTGTACCGGCCGTTCGACGACGACTGGTTCGAAACCGAGGTCCAACTCGCGAAAGACCTCGGATTCAACCTCCTGAGAAAGCACATCAAGCCGGCCCATCCCGACTTCCTCGAGCAGGCGGACCGACAGGGACTGCTCGTCTGGGAGGAGCCCGCGAATCCGACCGTCCACAGCGAACGCTCGAAACGCGAGGTGCGCGAGCAACTCGAGGGCCTGCTCGAGCGCGATTACAACCGCCCGAGCGTCGTCATCTGGAGCATCTACAACGAGGAGTGGGGAATCGGCAACCCGCAGGGACTCGACGTGGAGACCTCGCTCTGGGAGGACGAGGCGAAACAACAGTACCTCGCCGAGTTGTACGCGGAGACGAAAGCGGCGGACCCGACGCGACTCGTCTGTGACAACTCCGGCTGGGCGCACGTTGCCACCGACGTCAACGACTACCACCGCTACTTCGTCAGCCCGGACCGCGCGGAGGCGTGGGCGTCCGATCTGGACCGCATCAGCGACCGGCCCGAGGCAAACTACGCAGCGACCGTAACCGACCCACAGGACGCCCCAATCATCATCTCGGAGTTCGGCACGTGGGGACTCTGCGACGCGCCGGCAATCGAAGCGTCCTCCGACGGACGGCCCCCGTGGCTCGACTACGAGTTCCTCGAGGCGGGGCTGAAACGCCCCGAGGGCTACCGCGAGCGATTCGATGAGACATCACTTTCCGCGGCGTTCGAGACGGTCGACGAGCTGGTCGAGGCGTGGCAGTGGCGGCAGTTCCGCTCGAACGCGGACGTAATCGAACAGATGCGCACGCGAGACGAGATTGCGGGCTACGTCATCACCGAATTCTCCGATATCGAGTGGGAGTTCAACGGCATTCTCGACTACCGGCGCGAGCCGAAGGCGTTTACCGACGAATTCGCCCGGCTCAACGCCCCCGTCGCCGTCTCGCTCGAGTTCGACTCGCGGGTCGTCTGGGACGACGGCTCGATCACCGCGGACGCGGTGGTCATCAACGATACGAACGAACAACTCGAGGAGACGCTCTCGTGGCGCATCGGCGAGTACTCGGACCAGCAATCGGTGACGGTAGAGCCTGCCTCGACGACTCGACTCGAGGACTGTCTCACAATTGACGCTCCCGCCGTGGAGGACGTGACGAGCGTGACAGCGACGCTCGAGTTCGGGGACGCCCGAACCGATGCGGCCGTGACTGTCGTTTCTCGAGCGGCGTTCGACGGCTCCATCACCGCCGTTGCGGGCGAGCCGTCGATTTACGTCGCCCCGGCGCTTCAGGCGTCGATTGGGGCCGCGCTCGAGTATCGTGGCGTGACCGTCGTTGATGTCATTACTGACAGCGACGGCGATACCGTCGACCTCGTGATTACGAGCGAAACGACAGACGCAGTGCTCGAGTACGCCGCCGACGGCGGTGACGTGGTGTTGCTCGCGGATGGCGACGGCACCGTAACTGACGAGACGGTTTTCGACTATCGGGACCTGCCCGAAGACGAGAGCTGGAACCTCGTCGCTTCCCTGCTGTATGCCGTCGATGACGACTTCGAGGAGCTTCTCGGACGGGTTCTCGGCTGGGAACTCGAGGGACTGTATCCGTACACGGTCGCGACCGACATGCCAGCAGCAGCAGCAGTCAGCGTGGGGTCGGTCGAAGGCTGGCTGGCGAATGCCTCGGCGACGATTGCCGGCCGCGAGTACGGAGACGGGCGCGTTCGGCTGTGTACGTTCCGGCTTGCCGGTGCCCTCGGTGATGGACCGACTGCTCACCGCGGGAACGAACAGCCGATGGCGGCCGCGCTCCTCGAGACGCTGCTCGCGGATGCACTCGAGGGGTAA
- a CDS encoding discoidin domain-containing protein: MSSPPTGDRRCQPTALTLSGETAPENVDPTRTPQFGWRLETTRRDSCQTAYRLVVGDDEHAVANGRGTIWDSGRVESQSATAITYDGPPLASDAVYYWSVTLWTDDGTKTDWATPAQFQTALRPEDWRGDWISHQPGTGDTNGWRSRWQPPAEATEWFQVDLGESQEISSVELYPTDPIDIVTTPDDATLTPSWDNDPLEAFGFPVGYRIAVANDPAFTDATVVVSVVDSEGNATTPADGEAASVHRHDDLSATGRYVRVTATDPYTVEPTTWLADAADADSRHTESLSLSGRVSHLPH; encoded by the coding sequence ATGTCATCACCACCTACGGGCGACCGCCGCTGCCAGCCGACAGCGCTCACCCTGTCAGGCGAGACGGCTCCCGAAAACGTCGATCCAACACGGACCCCACAGTTCGGGTGGCGCCTCGAGACGACGCGCCGGGACAGTTGCCAGACCGCCTATCGGCTGGTCGTTGGCGACGACGAGCACGCGGTTGCGAACGGACGGGGAACGATCTGGGACTCCGGTCGTGTCGAGTCCCAGTCGGCGACAGCCATCACGTACGATGGCCCACCACTTGCATCCGACGCCGTCTACTACTGGTCGGTCACACTCTGGACTGACGACGGCACGAAGACGGACTGGGCGACGCCAGCCCAGTTTCAGACGGCGCTTCGCCCCGAGGACTGGCGTGGAGACTGGATTTCCCACCAGCCCGGCACCGGCGATACGAACGGCTGGCGAAGCCGCTGGCAACCGCCCGCTGAGGCGACCGAGTGGTTCCAAGTCGACCTCGGTGAGAGCCAGGAAATTTCATCCGTCGAACTCTACCCGACCGACCCAATCGACATCGTCACGACGCCCGACGATGCCACGCTCACGCCGTCGTGGGACAACGACCCGCTCGAGGCGTTTGGCTTTCCGGTTGGCTACCGGATCGCGGTCGCCAACGATCCAGCGTTTACGGACGCAACGGTCGTCGTTTCCGTCGTAGATAGCGAAGGCAACGCGACGACGCCAGCAGACGGGGAGGCTGCCAGTGTCCATCGCCACGACGACCTGTCCGCAACGGGCCGGTACGTCAGAGTGACCGCGACAGACCCCTACACCGTCGAGCCGACGACGTGGCTTGCAGACGCTGCGGACGCGGACAGTCGCCACACGGAATCGCTCTCTCTCTCTGGTCGTGTTTCGCACTTGCCGCATTGA
- a CDS encoding alpha-L-rhamnosidase, producing MSVRDETGTDLVRSQPVTASSSVESTTWGTTQLVNGESRSRVAATSPQLRTEIDLEAPLKRARAHVAAVGYGELHVNGERIGDRQLEPAWTDYERRVLYSTYDLTDALEAGQNALGLWLGRGWFGKRHAYWVGDGSPRARVMLTLEFEDGRTRTVVTDDNWRATASPLLENDIYDGERYDAHGEEPGWRTAGFDDGEWEQATVVDDPGGTLRPQRIQPMRVVETRSVEDVIDHPDGPILDFGQNLTGWVALEIVDPDNGDELTIRHAEALTDDGDLSRTDLRTADATDTYVARGDDHERYEPRFTYHGFRYAQITGYPGDLDPERVSARVVHTAMDRRGEVSCSNDDLEQVQHNAVWGLRGNTHSIPEDCPQRDERFGWTGDAQISARSLLFNFDAGRFESKWLRDHDDAASPMGYVPDVIPNKNQVDPADPTWSITRVMLPWYLYLHEGNERILREQYASMRAYVDYWHAVTVDGGIIPDTYGKFGDWLAFEHTADEDERRGLPHDLFNTAFHYQVTETFAKIARIVGTEADAETYRTRADDIATAFHERFFDADRGVYGPGTQSSFAVPLFVGLVPDDERDRVVGALVETLQEREDGMKTGFLGTRPLLHTLAEHGHADLAYDLVSNPAQPGWVYMARQGATTMWERWDSDDRVGSGMNSLNHSPFTHVSEFFYEVLAGISIGDQPVSEHVTIAPAFVDDLEWVDATLETPTGRLDVSWQRRATVLDLEVTIPWNTSATIRGPLAAETIAESGTDLTTESLPAGVRSLDEDTATLEVGSGSYTFAFTLE from the coding sequence TTGAGCGTTCGCGATGAGACTGGAACCGATCTTGTCCGCTCCCAGCCGGTGACAGCATCGTCGTCCGTCGAATCGACGACGTGGGGGACAACACAGCTTGTCAACGGCGAATCTCGCTCCCGTGTCGCCGCCACGTCTCCGCAGTTGCGAACCGAAATCGATCTCGAGGCACCGCTCAAACGCGCCCGAGCACACGTCGCCGCCGTGGGCTACGGCGAACTCCACGTCAACGGCGAGCGTATCGGCGACCGGCAACTCGAGCCGGCCTGGACCGACTACGAGCGCCGCGTCCTCTATTCGACGTACGACCTGACCGACGCACTCGAGGCGGGTCAGAACGCGCTTGGACTCTGGCTCGGACGCGGCTGGTTCGGAAAACGACACGCCTACTGGGTCGGCGACGGCTCGCCGCGTGCTCGCGTTATGCTCACCCTCGAGTTCGAAGACGGACGCACACGAACGGTCGTCACTGACGACAACTGGCGTGCAACTGCCAGCCCGCTCCTCGAGAACGACATCTACGACGGAGAGCGCTACGATGCGCACGGTGAGGAGCCTGGCTGGCGAACGGCCGGCTTTGACGATGGCGAGTGGGAGCAGGCAACCGTCGTTGACGACCCCGGCGGAACGCTCAGACCACAGCGAATCCAGCCGATGCGCGTCGTTGAGACCCGCTCGGTCGAGGACGTTATCGACCATCCTGACGGTCCTATCCTCGATTTCGGCCAGAACCTGACCGGCTGGGTCGCCCTCGAGATTGTCGATCCAGACAATGGTGACGAACTCACCATCCGCCACGCCGAGGCACTGACCGACGATGGCGACCTCTCACGAACCGATCTGCGGACGGCAGATGCAACGGACACCTACGTCGCTCGCGGTGACGACCACGAACGGTACGAACCTCGGTTCACGTACCACGGCTTTCGCTACGCACAGATCACGGGCTATCCCGGCGACCTCGACCCCGAGCGGGTAAGCGCTCGCGTCGTCCACACCGCGATGGATCGCCGCGGTGAGGTCTCCTGCTCGAACGACGACCTCGAGCAGGTCCAGCACAATGCGGTCTGGGGATTGCGAGGCAACACGCACTCGATACCGGAAGACTGCCCGCAGCGAGACGAGCGCTTCGGCTGGACGGGCGACGCCCAGATTTCGGCACGGTCGCTCTTGTTCAACTTCGATGCGGGCCGTTTCGAGTCGAAGTGGCTCCGCGATCATGACGATGCTGCCTCACCGATGGGCTACGTTCCCGACGTCATCCCGAACAAGAATCAGGTCGATCCGGCGGACCCAACGTGGTCGATCACGCGAGTAATGTTGCCGTGGTATCTCTATCTCCACGAGGGCAACGAGCGAATTCTCCGCGAGCAGTACGCGTCGATGCGGGCCTACGTCGACTACTGGCACGCCGTGACCGTCGATGGCGGTATCATTCCGGACACCTACGGCAAGTTCGGTGACTGGCTCGCGTTCGAACACACCGCCGACGAGGACGAACGCCGCGGCCTCCCACACGACCTGTTCAATACGGCCTTTCATTACCAGGTCACCGAGACGTTCGCGAAAATCGCCCGAATCGTCGGCACTGAGGCTGACGCAGAGACCTATCGAACTCGAGCGGACGACATCGCGACGGCGTTTCACGAGCGCTTTTTCGACGCAGACCGCGGCGTCTACGGGCCCGGAACGCAGTCGTCGTTTGCGGTCCCGTTGTTCGTGGGGCTCGTTCCCGATGACGAGCGCGACCGCGTCGTTGGGGCCCTCGTCGAGACACTCCAGGAGAGAGAGGACGGCATGAAAACCGGCTTCCTCGGTACGCGGCCGCTGTTGCACACCCTGGCAGAGCATGGCCACGCCGACCTCGCCTACGATCTCGTTAGCAACCCCGCCCAGCCCGGCTGGGTGTACATGGCCAGACAAGGTGCGACGACGATGTGGGAACGGTGGGACTCCGACGACCGCGTCGGCTCCGGCATGAACTCGCTCAACCACTCGCCGTTTACCCACGTCTCGGAGTTCTTCTACGAGGTGCTGGCCGGAATCTCCATCGGCGACCAGCCCGTCTCCGAACACGTCACAATCGCGCCCGCGTTCGTCGACGACCTCGAGTGGGTCGATGCGACCCTCGAGACGCCGACTGGACGCCTCGACGTCTCCTGGCAGCGACGTGCCACCGTGCTCGACCTCGAGGTGACGATTCCCTGGAACACCAGCGCCACGATTCGAGGGCCACTCGCAGCGGAGACGATTGCAGAGTCAGGAACCGATCTGACGACCGAATCGCTGCCGGCTGGCGTTCGGTCACTCGACGAAGACACAGCCACCCTCGAGGTCGGTTCCGGGTCATACACGTTCGCATTCACACTCGAGTAA
- a CDS encoding beta-glucosidase family protein: MTDTDALLEELTLDEKLALVHGAVDPAGVATGYLPGNDRVGIPPLTMVDGPLGVRALGKQATAFPASSALAATWKPALAREFGGALGRESAAHGQDVLLGPGVNIVRVPHGGRNFEYYSEDPQLTADLAVGTIEGIQSEDVAATVKHYVANNHETDRYEVSADVEERALRELYLPAFRAAVEEADAHAVMTAYNRVNGTHMGEHERLISDVLKDEWGFDGVVVSDWWGTRSTIEAATAGLDIEMPGIEPEAFMPDDPEEMEVNDDGDSSLPPVPDVPAYFGEPLREAVESGAVDEAVIDEKVARVLRVMDEIGRFNDDAREGALETTAHRKLAREIAIEGTVLLENDDALPLSSDDSLAVIGPNADAAKLGGGGSSEVTPATDTSPLEGLADRADVSFERGVDPITESSFFGDDEQTLEEDTNIDAAVSAARDADCAVVIAQDDATEFTDRPDIELPGEQNDLIEAVADVAERTVVVLRTSGPVEMPWLESVDAVLETWYPGQADGEALAAVLFGDADPGGRLPVTFGQSAEQYPTADEAAFPGVDGVAAYDEGVFVGYRYFDEQGLEPLFPFGHGLSYATIDYEDATVTETDDGIDVTVDLTNSSDRAGTEVVQVYANKAAAPVPTPDCELVGFDSVSLEAGEAATVTIALEREDFAYYDEDDRWTVADGTNRVFVGRSSRDILEAVDVSV, from the coding sequence ATGACGGATACAGACGCGCTCCTCGAGGAACTCACACTCGATGAGAAACTCGCCCTCGTCCACGGGGCAGTCGATCCGGCTGGCGTCGCGACGGGCTACCTGCCCGGGAATGACCGCGTCGGCATCCCACCGCTGACGATGGTCGATGGCCCGCTCGGCGTCCGGGCACTCGGCAAGCAGGCAACGGCATTTCCGGCCTCGAGTGCGCTGGCAGCGACGTGGAAGCCGGCGCTGGCACGGGAATTCGGCGGCGCGCTCGGCCGAGAATCGGCAGCCCACGGACAGGACGTCCTGCTCGGCCCAGGAGTCAACATCGTCCGCGTCCCACACGGCGGGCGCAATTTCGAGTACTACAGCGAGGACCCACAGCTGACGGCCGACCTCGCAGTGGGGACAATCGAGGGAATCCAGTCCGAAGACGTCGCCGCGACCGTCAAACACTACGTTGCGAACAATCACGAGACCGACCGCTACGAGGTCAGCGCCGACGTGGAAGAACGGGCACTGCGCGAACTCTATCTGCCCGCGTTCCGTGCTGCCGTCGAGGAGGCAGACGCCCACGCCGTGATGACCGCGTACAACCGCGTCAACGGCACCCACATGGGCGAACACGAGCGACTCATCTCGGACGTCCTCAAAGACGAGTGGGGCTTCGATGGCGTCGTCGTCTCCGACTGGTGGGGCACTCGAAGCACCATCGAGGCAGCCACCGCCGGCTTAGACATCGAAATGCCCGGTATCGAACCCGAGGCGTTCATGCCGGACGACCCCGAGGAAATGGAGGTGAACGACGACGGCGATAGTTCACTGCCGCCGGTGCCGGACGTTCCAGCATACTTCGGTGAACCACTCCGCGAGGCAGTCGAATCGGGCGCAGTCGATGAAGCGGTCATTGACGAGAAGGTCGCCCGAGTACTCCGTGTCATGGACGAGATCGGCCGCTTCAACGACGACGCTCGCGAGGGTGCACTCGAGACAACGGCCCATCGCAAGCTTGCCCGCGAGATTGCTATCGAGGGGACCGTTCTCCTTGAAAACGACGACGCACTCCCGCTCTCGAGCGACGACTCGCTGGCTGTGATCGGTCCGAACGCCGACGCTGCAAAACTCGGCGGTGGCGGCTCCTCCGAAGTGACGCCTGCGACGGACACCAGCCCGCTCGAGGGACTCGCGGACCGCGCCGACGTGAGCTTCGAACGTGGAGTCGACCCGATCACGGAATCGTCGTTTTTCGGCGACGACGAGCAAACACTCGAGGAGGATACAAACATCGACGCCGCCGTCTCGGCCGCGCGCGACGCCGACTGTGCCGTCGTCATCGCGCAGGACGACGCGACGGAGTTCACAGACCGACCAGACATCGAACTCCCGGGCGAGCAAAACGACCTCATCGAGGCCGTCGCTGACGTCGCCGAGCGCACCGTCGTCGTCCTCCGGACCAGCGGTCCCGTCGAGATGCCGTGGCTCGAGTCGGTCGACGCCGTCCTCGAGACGTGGTATCCCGGCCAGGCTGACGGCGAGGCACTCGCGGCCGTGCTGTTCGGCGACGCTGATCCGGGCGGTCGACTCCCGGTCACGTTCGGCCAGTCCGCCGAACAGTATCCGACCGCCGACGAGGCAGCGTTCCCCGGCGTTGATGGCGTTGCAGCCTACGACGAAGGCGTCTTTGTCGGCTATCGGTACTTCGACGAACAGGGGCTCGAGCCACTGTTCCCGTTCGGCCACGGACTCTCGTATGCGACAATTGACTACGAGGACGCAACCGTCACCGAAACGGACGACGGCATCGACGTCACTGTCGACCTCACCAACAGCAGTGACCGAGCCGGCACCGAGGTCGTCCAAGTCTACGCCAATAAAGCGGCTGCGCCGGTTCCAACGCCCGACTGCGAACTCGTTGGCTTCGACTCCGTCTCGCTCGAGGCAGGTGAAGCGGCGACCGTTACAATCGCACTCGAGCGCGAGGACTTCGCCTACTACGACGAGGACGACCGCTGGACCGTCGCCGACGGAACAAATAGAGTGTTCGTCGGCCGCTCGTCTCGAGACATTCTCGAGGCAGTCGACGTATCAGTGTAA